The DNA region TAGGTCCAAACTTGCTTTCTACCATTGTTTTGTGAACATGTGCAATAAAACGTTACACTTCACAGAGAACATTGAGTTATATAAGAAGTTAAGCATGTCATCCTGAATAAAGGCCTGCTGACAAGAGACCCAGAGCTCTAGGCAGCCTCCTATTGCTATTAACCTGCTTAATTTGAACTGATAtgttatattttactttattttttcatcatgcATGTATCTGTCTTGCACACTGATGACCCAACTTCTGTTATGTATTGTGTCCTGTCGTTTACATGCCCTGCCAAGCTCATTTCTCTTCTGTAGACAGTAAAGGAAGGAGGTAAGGAGTCTCCCTGTCTCTTTGCCTGCAGCGCAAGGTGTACAGGTCCACCACTCACGTGCCCATGGAACTGGGCAGGATCATGGACACGGAGACATTTGAGAAGTCGCGGCTGTACCAGCTGGACAAGAGCACTTTCAGCTTCTGGTCAGGACTGTACTCCGAGACAGAGGGGACGGTGAGTGTGTCCCTCTTGGTGGTCTCCCTGTTGGCTTCACTGGACTGCGGTGTCAGGAGGAGACTGGCATGTAGCTGAGAGTACTGGCCACTCTGCACAATGACCTAGAGAGGGGAGAAAATGGCCTTTATAAAACTTGGtaggggaaataaaaaaaaacttttgcttTGAATAATAGATGTTAGAAACTTAAAGAGGGCTTTCAGGTGCAGTAAAAAATCGCTTCTGATGATCGGgtagtttttgttttagtaCTCTGCTGTCTTCTGCCCCAGTTAAAACCAGCCATTGTGTTTGTACAGCTGATTCTCCTGTTAGGAGGGATTCCTTTCTTGTGGAAGGTATCGGGCGGTCTCATTGAGCGAGCTGGACTCGGACCAGAACATGAGGTAAGCCTTAGAGCACTTCTTTTAGTTTTCTCTCCTCCCCCTCAGAGACCCCATTAGCACCCTAGTTTTGAGCAGTGATGCAAGAATAATGTGCTCTTTAAGACAGGGCTCAGTGCTAATGTGGTCTCGGTGTGGCCTGACCAGCAAAGCAGCTCACTCTGAGCACAGTGGACCTCAGTGGCCCAGACACAAgtgtaggtgtgagcctggattGTCTGCAAGGCTGGCGCCAGGGGAAGAATCCGTAAGGGAGCGTCTGAAATTCTCAGGGTGTGGCGGTATTtcagttgaaacggagctgttgCAACTACCCAAGTGAAATCTCGCAACCATGCCactgattagtgcttcatgatagaagataatgacgagcaatctggtatttagccATGAAGTACAGTTTCACATTAATCAGCACTCTTGCAATtattattgcctggagcgacAAAATACCACACGCACCATTTGTGCAGCTACATCGATGGTAACAAGGTTCTGGATCGTTAACAGAAAAATAGTAGTAAAACCAAGAGAAAGCGCATATGTCTATAACTACAGTCCTCGTTATATAATGATcgtaagtataaggataaactactgcaaggaatctgTCCACCTGAACAAATAAGATAgtaataatgttgacacccAATGACTTAGACACTATGTAATATGTGCTGTtcctcctgcacatcaaacagtctgaTGTAGTCAACAGTCAATTACTTCTGATGCGTGGGCAGGTCAGAGGAGCGGGTCTGTCGGGCTTCATCCTCCCTGGGCAGCACAGATTCAGAGCAAAGACATGAGGAATCAAGTGGCAATTCCAAACCGCGTGTtgagaaaatacaaaatgccAAAAGAAGAAGACAGTGCTCACTTGCATGGATCAGAGAAAGGTCGCAGATTGTTAAGCTGCTGTCGCATGCATGGGGGTGAGCAGAGGATCAGTCTACTGGTGTTGTAGGTGACTTCCCTGTAGCCCATGGTGGTCTACATCAATCTTTCTCTGAATGAAAGGTTGGTTTTGCTGTTCTGAAAATATTTGGAAGGTTTTTTGATGTGTAGCCCGCTGATATTGGGCAATAGAAACGAGCAGAGGGGGGATTTTGCCTTGGAGCCAAAAAGGCTTTTCGAAAGTTCATGCTGTAAGAGCCCTTGTCTGTGCTCCCAGATTTCCCAGTCCCTCATGTTCCTGCTGCTGGCCACTCTCTTCAGTGCTTTCACTGGCCTTCCCTGGAGCATTTACAGCACCTTTGTCATCGAGGAGAAGCACGGCTTCAACCAGCAGGTACTGCCTCCTTGGCACGCTAGCATGCATCCATGCACTTTATAACCTCTTTATCCGGTACAGGGTCacggggaagctggagcctatcccagcaggcaaggggcacaagacagggtacGACCcaaacaggatgccagtccatcgcagggcacacacacatgcaaacTCCAGGCAGAGGGCACCCCAGGAATGGAACCCAAGATCCCAgcgctgtgagacagcagtgctaaccactgcaccactgtgccacccacaaGCTCTCTGGCTTAAACCGTCCATGCATGTCGCTCCCCAGCTACACTACGGGCCTCGCATTATTGGATGTTAAAAAGCAGAACAGCCTTTTCTGAGCTGTAACCACTTACTTGTCGCAACCGAAGCAGATGTGAAAGACAGAAATGTAGCTGCAGGTTCCAGTGGCTGACCCTTCAGAGATCCACAGATGTCAATATAGCTTTTTCTTTATTCCTTCATATAGAATAATGAACGCCCCTATTGCCTTTGTGAGAGAAATTCAGTCGAGTATACGAGTAGCACTTCTACATGGCGTTTTTCAAGCCCTTTGAGCATTTATGCAGCTATGTGGGATTGTGAATGGGATAAGCTATAATAGCTGGCTTTAGAACTGTAAAGGGAGTTCTTAGAATCCTTCACTGACTTTGCTTGACCTTTCTTGGTTCTTAGTAAAGGGATCAGAGCTGGAGTGATCTAGTATCTTCTCTAGGTGTGCTGGATACTGATTTCACCTcctgtcttctctctctctcagacacTGGGTTTCTTCCTGAAGGACGCGGTAAAGAAGTTTGTGGTGACGCAGTGCATCCTGCTGCCCGTCACCTCCCTGCTGCTCTACATCATCAAAATCGGCGGAGACTACTTCTTCATCTACGCCTGGCTGTTCACCCTCGCTGTCTCTCTGGTGAGTCGCAAACCCTGGATCCCAAATGCTCAGTTTCTCATCGCCTCTGATCCCGTCTTATTCCAACCCTTGAGGGCTACGCTTCCTGCTAGGGGCGTTCCACGTGGTTGTCTGCTCTCCCTCCTGCTTGGTAAACACCACCCCCGTATGTGTTCGGGCAGCAAAGCTCATCTGACTGCTGGGATCAGACTAGCAGGTTTGTGTCATTCGCTGCCCAGAAGCTGACACTGGTTCTCTGCTACTGCTCAGGCAGTGCCCTAATCATGCCAGCTGTCATGTAAGGACTGGAAGCAGGACCTTCTTATACCCTGTACATGCCCTTCAGTGCACCCTCCTGTGAAGGGTGTGAGTACTTCCTGGATATAGAGTAGCCAGTCAAGGGAGGAAAGGCTGCTGTCAGTGGTGACAGAATTTGATATTTGATGTAGACATGCAACTCGGATGCATCACTGTTGAAGTTCCTTGTCCTATTCATTTAGAGAATTTAGGAATCTCTGGAATAGGGCATTTATTTAGGGCTTCTCAACCAGTGGCAGCAACCCCTAAGGGGGACATATGAGGACCCACAGGGGAGCTTTTTATATACAGCTAATTTGAAAAAGGtactaaatgtttctgactacaTGGCAGTGTTTTTCACAGCGGCTTTTAAGCAGAAATGTATGACCTGCCTTCTTATTAAGCTTCTCTCGATATTTAGTGTTTTAGTCACTTGAATTATGGGTTATTTCCCCTTAGGGAATTTGTCTTGCACATCAAGAGCTCATAACATATAACCTAAATGACAATATTAAAGTATGGCAACAGTACAATACCAGGATACAAAACATCACCTTGCTAATGAAGTGTGATCCAGTCACAGTAATTTATCAATAGAAAGTGTTAATTGACACTTTCATTAAGACTTAAGACTGCATTTACTGTGGTCGCCATTTTCTTGCCAAGTAATCTCAGTCTGTGCTGTTAGCAACACAGAAGCAGAGCTCGTGCAGGCACTGAATCTCATAATGACCACAAATAATATCGACTCTAGCTGTGACATTATGAATTCAGCCAAGTTACTTTTTTCTAGCAATGTCACATCATAATCTGTGATGATCCACGCTGCAATTTGGTTAGTGAACAGTTCAGTGTAGTTTAGTAAACAATGTGAGGACGCGTGGGCAGTTGAGATGTTATATCAGACATCAGTCAAGTTTGGAGTCGTTTTGGTTGAAATTCTTTCCCGTCTACCGGAAAAACAGCAGCAAGCTTTGCACACCCTCATCCCATTTTCCTTTCTTATCCACCTATGTAGCCAACGCAGGATTTTCTGCCCTTGTGATGATCAAAAGTAAGCACTGCAGCAGACTTGATGTGGAAAGTGACATTTGTTCCACGGAGTTGAGAAAGTCAAGACTTATGGCAAATATGCAACAGCAGAGCTCACTTTGATCATGTTGGAGGTGAACTCGTACATTAAATACGCTGAAGTTCAGATGTGAATCTGGATCATGCCACCTTCAATCTGTTTcgctattttgaaaaaatatttttcattgatGTAAGagtaattcacaaacagcaattgaaattaattcatttaaaaaagtttaaatagaATTATTAGCCCATATACTGAGGTTTGGGGGGCTGTAGTTTTGTGTTAACAGAAAGGGGGACATCGAGTTTCAAAGGCTGAGAACCACCGATTCAGACAGTAAGTAAAGAAGAAAGATTGTGGTGTAGAAGGACATTGAAAGGCAGCACCTATGAGTTGAAACCTGGGCTAGATGGTTGTTTCATGTCATTTTGTCCTGCTATCAAAATCTGCAATACATGAAAAATGAGAATAATGAAAGGAAAAAGATGATTATGAAAAAGTGTGCATGCTGTGGTCAATCTATTATGTGGTTAGTTGTCCTGCAACACACCTGCAGCACTCCTTTAATGTATGGGCCACTCTATAGAGCTGTTCACATTTTTTCAGGACATCATATGAGCTTAAAAGTGTTTTCTCGACATACGAAACCTCAAAAGGAGTAACAGACGCAGCGTCTCTTGTCTCTTGGCACAAGATGCTGGTATCTGGCATGCTTTTCGAACCTGCTTTTTGAGTGCACAGCGAGGAGCCGGGTGGTTCGTGTGAGCTTCCCCTTGTGATCGTAGGTGCTGGTGACAGTCTACGCCGACTACATTGCTCCACTGTTTGACAAGTTCACCCCCCTGCCTGAAGGGGAGCTGAAGGAGGACATTGAGGCCATGGCAAAGTCAATCAGCTTTCCTCTCACTAAAGTCTACGTGGTGGAAGGTAAGCTGCTTAGTTGGGTTTATGTGTGGTTGCAACTAGAGGCAAAAATAACATTCCGCTACAGTGAAATCTAGTCATGTGTGACCTTGGCTTCACATCCTATTTTCTGTAATGTGCACCTGTGTTCTGTAACCAGTCTTGAACATGCAGTAGATGCTGCCCCGATGAGTACAGATCCACGTTTCTCTGTCCTTCAGGGTCCAAGCGCTCGTCCCACAGCAATGCCTATTTCTACGGGTTTTTCAAGAACAAGCGCATCGTGCTCTTTGACACCCTGCTGGAGGACTACTCTCCTCTGAACAAGTCCGGGGAGCCGGAGCCGGAGCCCAGTGAGGAGAACGACGCCGCCGAGGCCAAGCCCAGGCCCAAGGTGAGCCAAACCCGATGTGCCGTCGTACCACGTGGGGCCTGTGGGTGGCACAAGGCTCTCCCTTGTATTAAAACGGCGAGCAGGTTTTCCAGTTTTCCAGAATTCTTCATATCGGGATGCGTGGTATGATGTGGATCTGCCATATACATGGAGTTTATTTGAAGGTTCGGGAAGGGTAACAGTATCCGAGTTCAACAGCCTCAGCTGTCCTAAATTGTAATTATTCCTGATGTCACTTCCTCTAGGCATAAGCCCCTTCACTCCTTCGCATTCACCTCCTGCACCcctttgcagctgccccttggtcgcTCCTCACTCTGTAGGGGGGTCCTTGGCTCCTACAGCCAGGGGCATTTTACACTTAATTCCTGGACGGTGTTGTTCCAAGCGAAGTGCATTTTGCAGACGTGGTAGGAAGTGAATAAGTTGTTATAACATGTTTTCCTCCTCCCCTCCTCCAGAATAAGAAGCAGGGCTGTAACAACCGTGAGGTTCTGGCTGTGCTGGGCCACGAGCTGGGCCACTGGAAACTGGGCCACACTGTGAAGAACATTGTCATCAGCCAGGTAACCTCACTGAGAGGGACACCCCACAGGGCCAGGATGAGTGAATGAGCTGTCCTGTGCGGGGATCGAACTGTCTGGTTTGCCGGATGATGAAATGTCTGTCCAGGAGCTACATGCTCCCGATACATATTTGACAATTTAGATTGGGAACGTTTTATTCATATACGAAGGTGTTTGTACccttctgtatttaaaaaaatgattccaatgatttcagtttgttttgaaagaaagtaTCCGAATTGACATTCTGGCCAGTGGCAGGCAATGTGTCGGATTTCAATTTAGTTAAAAATCCTCGCACAGTTGAGTCCCGCATACTACTACTCGTATAACAGCCTCAGATGCAGGCGATCGTACTTGAAGAAAATGCTGAAGACAGCCAGTTAATATTTCTGAATCCTGCGCAGTATGTGTCACATCCTGTTAGCTGTTTTGAGATTGCCTGTCAGCAGGCTGCGGTTCTtactctccctctctgtcctcGGCTGCAGATGAACTCCTTCCTGTGCTTCTTCCTCTTTGCTGTTCTGATTGGTCGTAAGGAGCTCTTCGCTGCCTTTGGGTTCCACGACAGCCAGCCCACCCTGATTGGCCTGATGATCATCTTCCAGTTCATCTTCTCCCCCTACAATGAGGTAATCATGGCAGCTGCTCCATTGTTGTTTACAGTTCTGACAGCATGCAGTGTCCTGCTCAATTCACTGTACGCCTGTATttttctaaactcttttatGTTACTATTTACGACTGGAATTTGATGAGTTTGGAAAAGTTTTAGAACTTTAATGTGCAGTAGAAGAATGCTGAACTTACTTTAACTCCTAACTGTAGAATAAGATCAGCTCTCAGTCTCATTTCACTGAAGTTTCCCTTTGTGTTTGTACATGTCTTGAACAGAATAGGGGTGTTAGCCTagtgtcctggccaagtttcctcccctggcctttaccaagcatggcctcctaataataaacctctatgaattggcttcatcactctgttctcctaccCAGTGATAGATGATGTGTGATGAGAGTACTAGCCTACACTCTGGTGCTGGTGGAAGGgaatccccattacttgtaaagcgctttgagtggagtgtccagaaaagccccatctaagtgtaaagaattattattaaaagtgaaTTGGTTGGAAACATGGACAGTGCAGTCAATGCTCATGGCTTTTGCTCTGCTGCTCCTTTTTTTAGTGGAACTGGTTGTTGTTGTACTGTTTCTTTAGACATGGAGAGGAAAACTCAAAGACAGATTTGTCCATTGCAAAACATAAAGTGAAAGGAAGACTTGAAAGATTTTGTAAACTTATGTTCCaccggggaaaaaaaaaaaaccccaaccaACCGATGCTTCAGAATGAACTTCATAAAAAAACCAGTATCCAGACCGTTTGAACTTTCCTGCATGGTTTTTGTCGTCGCCGCTGTGAGGTCGTGCTGCAGCGCTTTCGGATCTGTAGCGGGCTGACGCTGCTCGTCTCTTCCCTCAGCTGCTGTCTTTCTGCCTGacggtcctcagccgcaggTTCGAGTTCCAGGCGGACGCCTTTGCCCGCGGCATGGGCAGGGCCTCGGAGCTCTACTCCGCCCTCATCAAGCTCAACAAGGACAACCTGGGCTTCCCGGTGGCGGACTGGGTGTTCTCCATGTGGCACTACTCCCACCCCCCGCTGCTGGAGCGCCTGCAGGCTCTCGGGGGCCCGAAGGAAGACTGACGGCCCCGGGGGAGGGGGTCCCGGCAGACAGGCCCCCGCAGGCTCCTCCAGGCCCTCTGACGGCCCCTTCCTCTTCCCCCTACTTGCCTTCATCTCTCTCGTTCTGTGGTTTCTTTCAGCACTGCATCCAAATTGGTGAAAACGGAAAAAGCAGCCCCAAACTAAAATCTTTGATAAGTGGGGGGTAAATCTGTTTATTCCAAGAAATTGAAATCTCATtggaaaactgcaaaaaaagtcgtctttgcaccagaaaaacattccattatacagaatatatattttagctgctttCAGAACTTTCAACAGCTTGTTTTCATCTAATTTcccttctgtgatttttttttttcttatctaaCACCATCTACATGAATCTTCTTCACAACCATTAACTGGACAGTCAGTTTATGAAACATCTGGTAAAATATAACTGACTAAATCAGATAACTGACCCTTAAAAAACACCCAAATTATCGACTGTTTCTCACAATACATTCCCTTTTTGTCTCTTAACCTACAGCCTCCAATTTTGATCAGTTTAATGCGTTtgaagccagttttttttttggggggggaggaGGTATTACGATCACACTGGAGTACTGTTAATAGCTTGCAGAGAACACAGTGGAGATGGGGACTAAAGGGATTAGTTTCTCATCTTCGAGAATGACGGACTCTTGTGTAATACATGAGATGTTTCAatttaataaacaattaaaattgtAGACTGGCAtatctgtacagtatttagtgtATATAAAATGTCTACAAGATATCCACCCCATATCAAACCTGTGATTTATTTTAGAGCAGTTTGAAGTGGAATTCCCTGGAATTGTGGAAAAAGGGTAATTTTATCATGACAGGCTTTGAGTGTGCCTCTCAGGTGAGTGAAATTAAACTTGCCTGATCAGAGCTCCTGTCAGCTTATAATGAGTATAGACAAGGGATGATGTTAGTTTTTAAGTAATATTAGGGGCTCCTGATGAAAATGGAAGGTTTTTATGTTCCCGTTCTTGAAATCTGAAAATCCCTTAAagggtgctgttttttttattgtaatactAAAATTTGGAAAATTGGTTTAACTTtgaaattgtaaatatttatttagtttggtgatttaaaaaaggtaaaatgCTGATGAAGAACTCTAAAATTAcgactgttttgttttggtgcCTGCTTTTCCTTTGTGTAGTCGTGTGAGTTCAGTGTCGCAACACGATGCTGACTCGCTCGCTGTATTACTCTGAAAGTTTGATTTGAAAGTGACTGATGTACTTTTGCTGTAtcgcaaataaaaaaaaaacaattgtcttAATGATTTTTGTGTGCAATGAAGAATTTCCTCAATAATGAAATCTGCTTTGTAAAGGGTACAAAACAGTAACATTTTCTGCAGCCTAAGTGGATTAGTCTATTAGGCCGTTTAGAGCAATTACACGTATTTCTCTTACCTCGGAATAATATATTGTTACCTTGTTAATGTTAACAGATACCCTAAACCTTATGTTACATATTCCACCGGGTAAATTGACATTTCCTCTGCCACCCAGTCTGCTACATCACTGTGGGAAGTTCACACCCTCCCTGCATCATAGTGGATACTAGACGTGCAAATcagattttaaaactgaaattaatttttagAAGTAATTATACACTTGCATTAGATTTTCTTGAAATGGTCTCTGTACTGAAAAGGATTATTACTCTGAAAGCCGTCCTGCATCGACAGACTGTTACTTGTCGAGCACATACTCGGCAAACTGCTCCGCCGTGTGCCCGCAATGGGTCTGTGCTGCCCAGAATTAACCTCTGACCGAGAGCCCCCTAGGTGTCAGAAAGGGCCAACTGTACTTTTTACCCGGCGTTGTAGAGTATTAACTGCGGTTTACAATCTCTAACGTGTTGCAGAGGCGTGTCCAACATGTCCAGAGTTTGTTGTTATTGATAGTGAGACATAGATGTTTATACTGATTTTATTGTATTGATATTCACAGAGGGAGATCGAGCTTTGTATCTTAAAGGTACCGCACAAAAACACACTCCGTGAAAGGTGTTGGTGGGCCCGAGGCTTTCCATATAAAACACAAGGACACCCTGACTTGACAGCGACTGTTTGAAAGCGAGGGGAATAGAAAATGGCTAGATTTTTGAGGTCTAACTTTAGGGGTCTCCTCGCAGCTCAGATTAGGATGTCATCGGATTCAAGCCAGGTAAGGGGGGTGTTTACGAAAATGTAAAATTTCCAAGCCTGGGAAAGTGAGGTTTACACATTATTCTGCTGTTAAAGTGAAGAAGTCATACGCAATGAAGAATGCGCGGCCCTGAAAGTCTGTTCTTGTTTTGTTGTCTTTGATTAATTTCACCTTTATTTACGAGAGAAGTAACAAAGGGGTATTACGATGATTGCCGTTGCAACGATTTACATTAACTTCGTTTTTCTTAATCATTTAAAGAGacgtttattttattaaatagctGGTCTGGGTTGGGTCACTTACTCATTTATATTTGAAATTGCACAGTGAACTTTCTATtggcttaacaataaagttccACAGTTTATATAACAAATAAGATAAGGCTATTTGGCTCATCCAGCCGGTCTGATCTGAGGATTTGATCCAGAGATTTCATAAAACAAGCCGGGGTATTTGGCTGCAACTGCATTACTGGTGAAGTGCTTCACGGTCCCTCAGCCCTTGGAGTGACGAAGGGATTTTTAAACTTTCTTTGTTTTAGAGAGCTGCTGTGATCCAACTGCTGTCATGGAGTCTGTCTGCAGGTTTTTCAGGCCTCTTTAAAGCAGCATCACCCG from Lepisosteus oculatus isolate fLepOcu1 chromosome 11, fLepOcu1.hap2, whole genome shotgun sequence includes:
- the zmpste24 gene encoding CAAX prenyl protease 1 homolog, which gives rise to MLQFVYELSVENKIFYSVLLFSWTVYLWEAYLAYRQRKVYRSTTHVPMELGRIMDTETFEKSRLYQLDKSTFSFWSGLYSETEGTLILLLGGIPFLWKVSGGLIERAGLGPEHEISQSLMFLLLATLFSAFTGLPWSIYSTFVIEEKHGFNQQTLGFFLKDAVKKFVVTQCILLPVTSLLLYIIKIGGDYFFIYAWLFTLAVSLVLVTVYADYIAPLFDKFTPLPEGELKEDIEAMAKSISFPLTKVYVVEGSKRSSHSNAYFYGFFKNKRIVLFDTLLEDYSPLNKSGEPEPEPSEENDAAEAKPRPKNKKQGCNNREVLAVLGHELGHWKLGHTVKNIVISQMNSFLCFFLFAVLIGRKELFAAFGFHDSQPTLIGLMIIFQFIFSPYNELLSFCLTVLSRRFEFQADAFARGMGRASELYSALIKLNKDNLGFPVADWVFSMWHYSHPPLLERLQALGGPKED